The DNA region GGGTGAAAAAAATGAGCAAAATGAATACATCTGATTTAATTGAAGAGTATATAATTGAGTTACTCTCTAAAGAAAACGTGATTGAGCTTCAACGTTTTGAGGTTGCCTCTATATTTAATTGCGTTCCATCTCAAATTAATTATGTTATAAACACGAGATTTACAATTCCTCATGGTTATCAGGTAATCAGTAAACGTGGTGGTGGTGGTTATATTAGAATTTCAAAAGTAGAATTGAGAGAAGAAGACCGGTTGAGCGAGTTATCAAACATATTCGAAGAAACAGTCACTGAAAAAGAAACAAGGGCTATTTTAAATCAACTTCTTGAGTATGATATACTCACTCAAAATGAAGCGTTTTTGATAGAACCTTTTTTTGAAGATAAACTTTTAGAGAATAATCATAAATTACGTGCAGAAATGCTTGATGTTTTACTAGAACGATTAACATATAAAGACAAGGAGTGATTCTTTTGAAAAAATATTTTACTGAGAAAGCTAAAGAAGTATTGATGATTGCCCAAGAGAAGACGGTCTCGTATAAACATAATGCTGTTGGTTCGGAACACTTATTATTAGGTTTAATAGAAGAACCAGATGGAATTGCAGGTAAAGTTTTACGTGAATCAGGATTAACAGCTTCTTTTGTACATGAAGAAATTGAAAAAATAATTGGCTATGGAACTGTTAAGGGCGTAGCTGGTTTTTTACCATACTCTCCCAGAACGCAAAAAATATTAGCTTTTGCAGGAGATGAAGCAAATCGATTAGGCGCACCAAATATTGGCACTGAACATATTCTTTTAGGTATCTTACGTGATCCTGATATTTTTGCTGCTAGAATTTTAAGTAATTTTGGGTTAGATATTGCTAAAACACGACAATATGTTTTAAAAAAAATAGGCGTAACTGAAAATAGAAATAGTAAAGTTGGCAAGCGAAATACTACACAGACGCCTAAGAATAATTCTTTAACACCAACCCTTGATTCTTTAGCTAGAGACCTTACTGAAATGGCTAGAAAAGAACAAATTGATCCGGTTGTTGGTCGAGATCAAGAAATTAAAAGGATCATTCAAGTTTTAAGTAGACGGACTAAAAATAATCCAGTATTAGTTGGTGAACCAGGTGTTGGTAAAACGGCTATTGCAGAAGGATTAGCTCAACATATTGTCTTAGGGAATGTACCGAATAATTTAGCGTCTAAACGGTTGATGATGTTAGATATGGGATCAATGGTTGCAGGAACTAAATATCGTGGTGAGTTTGAAGATCGTATGAAAAATATTATTGAAGAAATTTATCATGCAGGGAATGTTATTTTATTCATTGATGAACTACATACGGTAATAGGTGCTGGTGGTGCAGAAGGTGCGATTGACGCTGCTAATATTTTAAAACCCGCTTTAGCACGAGGAGAAGTTCAAACGATTGGTGCAACAACTAATAATGAATATCAAAAATATATTGAAAAAGATGCCGCGCTAGAACGCCGCTTTGCAAAGATAATGGTTGAAGAGCCTTCTGAAAATGAAGCCATTCAAATTTTAATGGGATTAAAATCTCGTTATGAGGAGCATCATCGTGTTGTCATTACAAAAGAAGCTATTGAGAATGCGGTATTTCTTTCTAAAAGATATTTACCAAGTAGACAATTGCCTGATAAAGCGATTGATTTACTAGATGAGGCGGCTGCGAAAGTTCGCATTAATAGTAAAGAAAAAGTTTCTCCAATTACCAAGTTAGAAGATAAGCTGAGTCAGATTAAACAAGATAAAAATAATGCTATTTTAAATCAAGATTTTGAACTTGCTGCAAGCATGAGGCTAAAAGAAAAAAATCAGATTAAGAAATTAGAAAGTGCGATAACTGAAGATGCTAATGCAAGTGAAATATTTGACGCTGAAGTAACATCTGAAGATATTGCTGAAGTTTTGTCAGAATGGACGGCAATCCCACTGAAGCAACTTGAAAAGAAAGATGCTAAAAAATTAATAGAATTAGAATCCGAACTACATAAACGTGTGGTTGGTCAGGAAGAAGCAGTTGTGGCTGTCTCAAAAGCAATTAGACGCAGTCGTAGTGGATTAAAAGATCCTAAACGGCCGATTGGTTCATTTATGTTCTTAGGGCCTACAGGTGTAGGTAAAACAGAATTAGCTAAAGCATTGGCAGAGGTAGTGTTTGGTTCTGAAGATGCATTGGTACGTGTAGATATGTCAGAATTTATGGAAAAACATAGCTCTAGTCGATTGGTTGGTTCTCCTCCGGGTTATGTAGGGTATGACGAGGGTGGACAGCTTTCTGAAAAAATCAGACAAAAACCATATTCTGTCATTCTTTTTGACGAAGTTGAGAAAGCACACCCAGATATTTTTAATATCTTATTACAGGTGTTGGATGATGGTTTCTTAACAGATTCTAAAGGTCGAAAAGTCGATTTTAGAAATACCATTATTATCATGACCTCAAATATTGGTGCTACAGCATTAAGAGAAGAGAAGTCAGTTGGTTTTAATACGGTGTCTGCAACTAATGATCATCGTGTAATGAGAGCTCGTGTACTAGAAGAATTAAAGAAAGCATTCCGTCCCGAGTTCTTAAATAGAATTGACGATAACATTGTCTTCCATTCATTGGGAGAAAAAGATTTAAGAAATATTATTAAGATTATGAGCCAACCAATAGTTTCTCGTTTAGCAGAGCAAGACATTAAGCTGATTATTACCAATAGTGCACTAGATGTTATTGCAAAAGAAGGCTTTGATCCTGAATACGGAGCTCGTCCCCTTAGACGTGCTCTTCAAAAAGAAGTTGAAGATCGCTTAAGTGATGCAATTTTAACAGGTGAGATTGTCTCTGGTGATAAAGTTACAATCGGTGCTAGAAAAGGTAGTATTACACAAACTGTCTCAGAAAAAACACTTGAAAAAGTGAAATAAACCATGTAAAATTTAAGTTAATAAAAAGAAAACTTGATAAGTTGGTAGGTGCAAAACCAAAGCTCCTACCAGCTTTTTGCGTTTTTTTGGAGAATTATAGGGAGGATATCAAAATGTCTATTGAAATTACTGCGACTGTTGAATCGTTGGATCAAGCGCAAAAACTACTTGATGCAGGTGTGGATACGATTTATTTTGGTGAAGAAACTTTTGGATTACGTATGCCAACCAATTTTTCAAGAAGAGAACTAAAAGAATTAGTTGATATGGCTCATGCGGCTGGTAAAAAAGCAACAATTGCTGTTAATGGAATCATGCATCCAGAAAAAATGCTACTTGTTCCAGAATTTTTAGATTACTTAGTTGAAATTAAAGTCGATCAAATTACAGTTGGTGATACAGGGGTTATTCATTTAATTAATAAAAATAATTTGCCATTACCATTTATTTACGATGCACACACATTGGTGACAAGCGCGCGACAAATTAATTTTTGGGGTAAGCGTGGTGCAATTGGTGCAGTCGTTGCTCGTGAGGTACCCTATTTAGAAATGAAAGATATGGCTAAAATCTTAAATGTTTTTGGAGAAGTGTTGGTTTATGGGGCAACGTGTATTCATCAATCTAAGCGTCCTTTGGTTGAGAACTTCTTTTCATATATCAAAAGTTCTGAAGAAGCTACTAAAGATCGTGGTCTGTTTATTTCAGAGCCTAAAAAAGATGAAACACATTATTCCGTTTATGAAGATAGTCACGGCACGCATATTTTTGCAGATAATGATGTTAACTTAATGAGCGAACTGTCTAAACTGGAAGAGATGTCATATAATCATTGGAAACTTGATGGGATTTATACTCCTGGAGAACAATTTGTGACGATTGCAAAATTATTTGTTGAAGCTAGAGATTTGATGAGTGCAGGGAAGTGGAATGATGTAGAAGCAACGCGCTTAAATGAGTTAGTGATTGCTAATCATCCGTCAGAACGTAGTCTAGATACGGGATTCTTCTTGATGGACCCAGATGAAGTAAAATAAGGAGGAACTAAAATGGATAAAACAACTTTAAAAAGACCTGAAGTTTTAGCTCCAGCTGGAACTTTAGAAAAATTAAAAACGGCCATTCATTATGGTGCAGATGCCGTTTATATCGGTGGAGATGCCTATGGCTTAAGAAGTCGAGCAGGTAATTTTAGTTTTGAAGAGATGGCTGAAGGGGTAGCATTTGCAAAAGAATACGATGCAAAAGTTTATGTTGCTGCTAATATGGTAACTCATGAAGGTGATGAGCAAGGTGCAGGTGAATTTTTCCGTACGTTACGCGATATCGGTATCAATGCAGTTATTGTATCCGATCCAGCCTTAATTGAAATATGTGCAACTGAAGCGCCTGGGTTGCCAATTCACTTGTCGACACAAGCATCAGCGACAAACTATGAGACGTTAGAATTTTGGAAAGAAGAAGGGTTAGAACGTGTTGTACTTGCTCGTGAAGTTTCTATGGAAGAAGTAGCAGCTATTCGTGCCAATACAGATATTGAAATTGAAGCTTTTATTCATGGAGCGATGTGTATTTCATATTCTGGTCGTTGTACATTGTCTAATCATATGTCACAAAGAGATGCTAACCGTGGAGGATGTTCACAATCTTGTCGGTGGAAATATGATCTGTTTGATATGCCTTACGCTGGAGAACATCGTTCATTGTTAACGAATGGAGAGATTGCGGATGAACCTTTTTCGATGAGTGCAGTTGATATGTCAATGATTGAGCATATACCTGATTTAATTCAAAATGGTGTTGATAGTTTTAAAATTGAAGGCCGTATGAAATCAATTCACTATGTCTCAACAGTGGCAAATGTTTATAAAAAAGCGGTTGATAGCTATATGGAAGATCCAGAAAACTATGAATGTAAACAAGAGTGGATCGATGAGTTATGGAAGGTTGCTCAACGTGAGTTAGCAACAGGGTTCTACTATCAAACACCTACTGAAGAAGAACAATTATTCGGAGAGCGACGTAAGATTCCAGTTTATAAGTTTATTGGTGAAGTTCTGTCATATGACGAAGAAACAAAAATCGCAACAATTCGCCAACGTAATCACTTCCGAGTTGGAGATGAAATTGAGTTTTACGGACCAGGATTCCATCATTTTGAGCAAACAGTTGAAGAAATGAAAAATGAGGATGGTGAAGAAATCGATCGTGCGCCAAATGCTATGATGATTTTAACGATGCCTGTTTTGGAGCCTGTACAACCTGGAGATATGATTCGCAAGAAAAAGTAGGTTATTTATCATTTTGAAATAGTGATAAAACCGTGATTTAGTGAGCATTACATTTTCTTTTTGTGAGATTTAGCTTATAATAGTCTAAGTAATAATAATTACAATTTAAATTATATAAATATGAAAAAGGAGGTTCTTTAAATGGGTATTTTAGAATTAGCTCGTTTTCAATTTGGGATGACAACCATTTTCCATTTCTTCTTTGTTCCAGTATCAATTGGACTTGGATTAGCCATCGCCATTATGGAAACGATGTACGCCGTTAAAAAAGAACAAGTTTATCGCGACATGTCCAAGTTTTGGGGTAAGATTTTCTTACTAAGCTTTGCAGTCGGAGTTGTAACAGGTATTATTCAGGAGTTCCAATTTGGAATGAACTGGTCTGATTATTCTCGTTTCATGGGAGATATTTTTGGAGCACCGCTTGCGGTTGAAGCTTTATTAGCATTCTTCATGGAATCAACATTTATTGGTATTTGGGCATTCACTTGGGATAAAGTAAGCCCTAAAGTTCATGCAATCTTTATGTGGTTTGTAGCAATTGGCTCGACATTATCAGCTTTATGGATTCTAGCAGCTAACTCATTCATGCAAAACCCTGTTGCAGATATCTTTACTTATAATGCAGAAACAAATCGTGCTGAATTAGTAAGTTTTGGTGCATTACTTAAAAACCCTCAATTATGGATGGAATTCCCACACGTTATTTTCGGAGCGATGGTTACCGGTGGTTTTATTATTGCTGGGATTTCAGCTTGGAAATTATTACGTAAAGAAGATACTATTTTCTTTAAAACATCAATGAAATTAGGTTTAATTTTAGGTTTAGTGTTCTCAGTAGCAACGATTGCTGTTGGGCATGCACAAACACAAGCAATTATTGAAGATCAACCAATGAAATTTGCTGCAACGGAAGGTATCTATGAAGATACACCAGACTTTGCACCTTGGAAAACGGTTGGGTTATTTGATGAAAAAAATCATAAAGAAGGTCCTTCAATTGAAATTCCAGGTATGTTAAGCATTCTTGGTAGCTCTCACGAAGGTAGCTTCAAAGGTATGAATACAATTAATAAAGAATTACAAGAAAAGTATGAAGTTGAAATGACAGAACGTTTTGGACCTGAAGAAGGTAAAAAATATGGTGAGATGGATTATTATGTTCCAACAACAGCATTATTCTGGAGCTTCCGTGTTATGGCTGGTTTTGGTTCATTAATGGCATTACTTTCAATTGTTGGTCTTTACTTATTAAGAAAAGGAACAATCGAAAAAATGAAATGGTTATTAGTCATCATTGCGTTATGTACATTCGCTCCATTTATTTCGAACACATCAGGTTGGTTAATTACTGAATTAGGCCGTTTCCCATGGACAGTTTACGGATTGTTTACAATTGGTGACAGCGTATCTCCTAATGTCACAGCGAACCAATTATTATTCTCAAACATTATGTACTTCTTTATCTTTGCTCTTTTAGGAGGCGTTATGGTCTTCTTAACTTATCGTACAGCTAAGTACGGTCCATATGCAGAGGAAAAAGAAATTGAAAATGTAGATCCATTATCAAAGGAGGCGTTCTAATATGAGTAACTTAGAATTATTATGGTTTGTATTAATCGCTGTCCTATTTATGGGATTCTTCATTCTTGAAGGATTTGACTTCGGTGTCGGTATGGCAACGAAACTAGTTGCTAAAAATCGCCATGAGCGTGACGTCTTAATTGAATCAATTGGACCTGTTTGGGATTCAAATGAAGTTTGGTTAATCACTGCAGGTGGTGCATTATTTGCTGCCTTTCCAGAATGGTATGCATCATTATTTAGTGGTTACTATATTGTTTTATTCTTAATTTTATTCGCGTTAATCTTACGTGGTGTATCATTTGAATTCCGTCATCACATGGAAACAGATCGCGGTCGTTCAATTTGGGAGTGGGCAACATTTATTGGTAGTACAGTAGCACCATTCTTATTTGGATTAATGTTTACAAGTTTAGTTCGCGGTATGCCAATGGATGCTGATAAAAATATTTTCGCGAGCTTTGGTGATTATGTTAATATCTTCTCTATTGTTGGTGGTATTGCTGTAACGTTAGTATGTTTCTTACAAGGATTAAATTACATTAGGTTAAAAACTGATGGGCCTGTTCGTGAGCGTGCTTTAAAAATGGCAAAACCTTTATACCCAGTTTTATTTGTTGGTTTAATTGCTTTTGCTGGTCTACTTTGGGCCAATACAGATTTCTTTGATAAACGTCCAATTTCAACATTAGCTATTTTAGTTGTGATTATTGCAGCAGCTGTATTAGCAATGTTTGGAACGTTTAAAGACAAAGAATTTATGTCATTTGTTGGTACAAGTGGTATTTTAGCTGGTATCGTTGTTCTATTATTCAATGGGATGTTCCCACGTGTGATGATTGGTTCAGAAGGACATCGTGATTTATTAATTACTGAAGCAGCAAGTACACCGTACACATTAAAAGTAATGACAATTATTACTTGTATCTTACTGCCAATCGTATTGGGGTACTTAGTGTGGACTTACTACATGTTTAGAAAGAGAATTAACTCAAAAAAAATCGAGGGATAATTTAAATGATTGATAAAAATATTTTGAAAATCAAAAAAATTAAACCTGTTTTAATTGGGCTTGCCGGACTTGCTGTCTTGCAGGCTCTTTTAATTATAGGTCAAGCATATTTTTTAGCTAAAGCTATTAGCAATTTATGGAATGGTGAGACAGTAACTTCTCAATTAATTAATGTAGGACTATTTTTTAGCTGTTTTATTTTGAGACAAGTTGGTAATTATGTTAAGGATAAAATGTTAGATACATTTGCCTATGAAGAGTCTCAAAAAATACGGCAACAATTACTTGAAAAAACATTTGCTCTAGGACCTAATTTTGTACAAAAAGAAGGAACCGGTAATATGGTAACAATGGCTATTGAAGGGATTAGCCAAGTTGAAGATTACTTCACTATTATTTTACCTAAGATTGTAAATATGATGATTATTCCGTGGGTGATTGTGGCGTTTGTTTTTACACAGGATTTACAATCAGGTTTCACTTTACTGATTGTCTTTCCAATCATTATTTTATTTATGATTATTTTAGGATATGCAGCCCGTGCTAAAGCTGATAGACAGTACGAAGGATATCAAATATTGAGCAATCATTTTATTGATTCTTTAAGAGGCTTAGAAACATTAAATCTTTTAGGTCTAAGTAAACGTTATGGTAAGAATGTTCATGATGTGAGTGAAAATTACCGTAAGGCGACGATGAGTACTTTGAAGATTGCTATTCTATCAACATTCGCATTAGATTTCTTTACAACATTATCAGTTGCAGTCATTGCTTTATTTTTAGGCTTGCGTTTAATTGATGGTGAAATGCTATTATTTCCAGCTTTAACAGTATTGATATTGGCGCCAGATTTCTTTTTACCAATTCGTGATTTTTCAAACGATTATCACGCAACCTTAAATGGAGGGAATACGTTAAAGAGTATCTATAATGTATTGGCTCAAAAAGAAACGGTTAGCGATAATTTAGCGAACCTGAGCGAATGGGAAACGGATTCCACATTATCTTTAAAAGACGTCAATGTAAGTTATAGTTCAGATATTAAATTTGATGCTCTTAAAGATATTACATTCGATTGGGAAGGATTTGGTAAAGTTGGTGTTGTTGGCCTATCGGGGTCTGGGAAATCAACGTTAATAAAATTGTTAGGCGGCTTCTTGAACCCAACAACAGATAGTACGGTAGCGGTAAACGGTATTAAGATGTCAACTTTAAATGATAAGAACTGGCAAAAACAACTATTTTATGTGCCGCAAGATCCATATATTTTTCATGGTAGCTTGCGTGATAATGTAGCATTTTATGTTCCTAGTGCAAGTGATGAAGAAATTATCGAGTCAATTGAAAAAGCTGGATTATTTGATGTCCTAGAGGCTTTACCAGAAGGGCTGAGCACCATCATTGGTGAAGGTGGACAAATGTTGAGCGGGGGACAATTACAGCGTGTAGCCATTGCCAGAGCTTTTTTAGATAATAGTAGAAAAATTTTATTATTTGATGAACCAACTGCGCATTTAGATATTGAAACAGAAGCGGAACTAAAAGAAACGATATTACCAATGTTTGATGAAAAATTAGTATTCTTTGCAACGCACCGTTTGCATTGGATGAAGGAAATGGATCATATTTTAGTTATGAAAGATGGTTCAATCGTTGAGCAAGGTAGTTATGATGAGCTAATGAATCATCCAAAGGGAGAATACCGTAAATTTGTTTCTGAGATTAAGGGAGGTGACCTAATTAATGACTAAAAAAAATGATACGCGTTTATTACTTTCAAAAAATGATACATGGGTTCGTCCTTATTTTAGAAAGTATCGTAAATTATTAATATTGGTTCTTTTCTTAGGTCTTCTAACATTTATATGTGGTAGTGCGTTAATGTTTACTTCAGGTTATTTGATAAGTAAATCAGCAACTCGACCAGAAAATATTTTACTAGTTTATGTTCCAATTGTTTTGACACGTGGGTTTGGGATAGGCCGTCCAGTGTTCAGGTATTTAGAACGTTTAGGGAGCCACAATTGGGTTTTAAAAATGACATCCGATATCCGTTTGAAACTTTACCGTTCATTGGAAACAAAAGCGAGTCAATCTAAATCTGAATTTCAAACAGGTAAAGTGCTTGGTATTCTAGCTGAAGATATTGAGCATATTCAAAATCTTTACTTAAGAACAATTTTCCCCATGTTAATTGGTTTATTACTTTATACTGTAATCATTATCGCATTTGGCTTTTTCTCAATCCCGTTTGCATTATTAATGCTGCTGATGATTGGTTTATTAATTTTAGTGATTCCTCTTATGTCGGTTTTATTTAATAGGGCTAATGTCTACCGTAGAAAAGAAGCTCGTCATATTCTTTATAATCAATTGACGGATTCAGTATTAGGTGTTGGTGATTGGCAATACAGTGGACGTCATGATGAGTTTTTAACGAGTTATAATGAATCGGAAGCTCAAGTACGTAAGGCGGAAGAGAAGTTAAATCGAAACAGTCGAATTCAAGATCTTGTGATTCAGGTTGTTTTTGGATTAATAGTTATTGCTATTTTTATTTGGGCGGGGAATTATTTCACCTCTAATGGTATGAATGGGGCTAATTTTATTGCCGCTTTTGTACTGGCAGTATTCCCATTAATGGATGCACTTGGACCTATCAGTCAAGGTGTGACAGAATTTCCTAACTATGAAGATTCAGCAGAACGTCTACATTCACTACCAAGTATTGATAGTGAGTTGGACACAATTAATCAACAAGCTGAAGAAGTATCTTCAACTTCAGGAAATGTATCATTCGAAAATGTATCGTTCAATTATGAAGGTTCAGAAAAAGTTATACTAAATAACTTAAATCTAGTTGTCGAATCTGGAAGCAAAATTGCTGTATTAGGTAAAAGCGGGACTGGGAAATCGACTTTAGCAAATTTACTACGCGGTGATTTAAAGCCTACGAGCGGTGTAATTAAAATTGATGAAAAAGATATTTCGACCATTAATGATATGTCGAAAGTTGTGGGTGTTGTAAATCAAAGACCACATCTATTTGACACAACGATAATGAATAATGTGAGATTAGGTAACGTCGCAGCGAGTGATGAAGAAGTGTTGGTAGCAATTCAGCAAGCTGGTTTACAATCTGTCATTGATCAATTACCTTTAGGGGCAGATACGAAAGTAGAAGAAGGTGGTAAGCGCTTCTCGGGTGGTGAGCAGCAACGTATTGCTTTAGCGCGAATACTACTTCAAGATGTTCCGATTGTTATTATTGATGAACCGACTATTGGCTTAGATCCGATTACGGAACGTCAATTACTTAAGACGATGTTTGATGTTCTTAAAGGAAAGACGGTCGTCTGGATTACACACCATTTGATGTCTATTGAGGAAGCTGATCGTGTCATTTTTCTTTCAGATGGTAAAATCATGATGAATGATACCCCTTTAAACTTACAAAAATCAAACACCCATTATCAAACACTATTAGCGTTAGATAATAATTAAAAAGCAGGACTCCTAAGAGTCCTGCTTTTTTAATCTTGTCTATTTAGTAATTTTTTAGTAACAGCTAAAAGAATCTCTTTTTCTTCAATATCAGCTAATTTTTGAATCTCACTGATTGCCTTTGAAGTATAACGCTCTGCAAGCTTTTGTGATTTCCCAATTCCGCCACAGTTTTTAACTAAAGTAACAATTTCTTGAATATCATCATTAGTTAAACTTGTTCCTTTTTGAAGAATTGTGAATTTTTCAGGAGCGGACTGCATTGCATAGATTAGAGGAAGTGTGTAATTCCCATTTTTTATGTCTTCTAACACAGGTTTATGTAATTCTTCAGATGTCGCAGTGAAATCTAAGATATCATCTTGAATCTGGAAGGCCATTCCAATATTATGCCCAATGCGTTGAGCCATCAATTGTGTTCGAAGAGAAGCACCACCCATTTTTGCACCTTCGTAACAGCTTAGCTGAAAGAGTTGAGCTGTTTTCCCTTGAACATGTTGTAGGTATTCTTTGGTTGTAATGTTAGGATTATTACGCAAATGAAGTTGATCTAGTTCACCAACCAATATTTTCTTCATATTTTTAGCATTTCGTTCTAATGTATCAGTATCTGTAGAAGCGGCTGCTAACAACTGGAAATAAACCGTAAATAAGAAATCACCAGCATAAACAGCAATATCTTTACCGTAGGTTGCTTGTATTGAAGGCAAATCACGCCTGACAGGTGATTCATCAATAATATCATCATGAACCAAAGTTGCAGCATGTAGAATTTCTAAAGAGGCAGCATATTGCATTTTTTTCGTTTCACTAGCAACATTATTGCCAAATTTAGTAAATAGTAAAAAATAGGCAGGTCGAAGCAACTTTCCTCCTGATTTAAAGAAAAGTTGTAAGGCAGCAGTCATTTCCTTGTTTCTGATTTTGACAGCTTGATTCATAGTTTTTTGAGTTGCTATTAGTTCTTTTTGAATGTTAGGATAGTTATCCCATAATGAGTGAATCGCCATTTTCGGCCTCCTGCTTAATATCTTTACACTATTTCCAATTTAGCTTAAAATGAAGGTCGTGTCAAACAGTTGAGCTAGTATTTACAAGTGATAGCCGTCTGTTTTATAAAATTATGATTGTCTCAAGAAAGAAGGCTAGTTATGACTTTTAAAATATTTTTTGAACTTATAGAATTAAAAGCAAAGGCTGCCAGTGTCTTTCCTTTTATTTTAGGTATGGCGTACAGTTGGTTTCATTTTAAACAAGTTAATGTCGGTTATATGATAATCTTTTTTATCGCGATGTTTTTATTTAATATGGCAGTTGATATTTTAGATAATTATATGGATTATCACAATGCTACAGAGGATCATGATTATAAAGATAAGACTAATATAATTGGACGAGAAAATTTATCTTTGCCCGTTATTAGGTTAATGATTATCGGATTAATTGGAATTTCTTCGGCTATAGGAATATGGTTAGCAGCGCAAACAAGTTGGGTGATTTTATCGCTGGGAATCATTAGTTATGCTATTGGAATTTTGTATTCAGCTGGTCCAATTCCGCTATCATCATTACCGGTAGGTGAGATTGCGTCAGGAGTTGCAATGGGTTATTTAATCCCATTGATTTGTGTGTATTTAAATATTTACGATGTTCAGGAGTTCAACCTAAACTTTATGATCAAGGTTCTCTTAATGTCGATTCCAGCGATGTTTTATATCGCTAATCTCATGTTAGCTAATAATACTTGTGATTTAGAAGAAGATATCTTGAATAATCGGTATACATTAGTTTATTATCTCGGTAAGGATAAGTCATTGAAGTTATTTTCATTTTTGGCATACAGTCCGTTTATGATAATTTTATTGTTAATTATGACGGAAATAGCCCCGATTACCATTATCTTTACTTTGGCGATATTACCGTTTATTGTAAAAAATACCAGTCGTTTTTTAATGTCCCAAGATAAAGAGAAGACTTTCCCACTAGCGATTAAGAATTTAATCATAATGATGGTCGTTTATTCTGTATTATTTGTTATCGGAAGTGTCCTTTAAGTTTCAAAAACCGACATATTATATGGCGGTTTTTTTGTTGATTAGTTGCATAAAAAATGTAATTATTGTATGATTAACACATGAAAATATTATCATACGTATTTATCAAATGGAGAATTAATGAAAGAAGGGTATGTCATGTCAAACAATCATGAAGTAGAAGTAGTTTCAACAGAACACGGAGAAAGAGAGCATGATCACGGTAAGTTGCCAGTTATTTTATTTTTTGCTGGTTTAGCGCTGTTTATTATTGCGTTTGTGTTGCATGCAGGTATTTTAAAAAATACATTATTTTTATTCTCAATGTTATTATCTGGGTACCATATCATTGAAGAAGGTGTTATCGATACGATTACAGCCACAAAATCAAAAGGTAAGTTCACACCCAATGTACATATTTTAATGACTTTAGCAGCAATTGGTGCGATGTTTATTGGTGATTTTCAAGAAGGTGCGTTATTAATTGTTATCTTTGCAGGAGCCCACTTCCTAGAAGAGTATGCTGAAGGTAAAAGTAAGCGTGAAATTACTAACTTATTAAAAATGAATCCTACTGAAGCGAGATTGATCAAATCTGATGGGACAGTTGAACTTGTTGA from Vagococcus coleopterorum includes:
- a CDS encoding CtsR family transcriptional regulator, producing MSKMNTSDLIEEYIIELLSKENVIELQRFEVASIFNCVPSQINYVINTRFTIPHGYQVISKRGGGGYIRISKVELREEDRLSELSNIFEETVTEKETRAILNQLLEYDILTQNEAFLIEPFFEDKLLENNHKLRAEMLDVLLERLTYKDKE
- a CDS encoding ATP-dependent Clp protease ATP-binding subunit — its product is MKKYFTEKAKEVLMIAQEKTVSYKHNAVGSEHLLLGLIEEPDGIAGKVLRESGLTASFVHEEIEKIIGYGTVKGVAGFLPYSPRTQKILAFAGDEANRLGAPNIGTEHILLGILRDPDIFAARILSNFGLDIAKTRQYVLKKIGVTENRNSKVGKRNTTQTPKNNSLTPTLDSLARDLTEMARKEQIDPVVGRDQEIKRIIQVLSRRTKNNPVLVGEPGVGKTAIAEGLAQHIVLGNVPNNLASKRLMMLDMGSMVAGTKYRGEFEDRMKNIIEEIYHAGNVILFIDELHTVIGAGGAEGAIDAANILKPALARGEVQTIGATTNNEYQKYIEKDAALERRFAKIMVEEPSENEAIQILMGLKSRYEEHHRVVITKEAIENAVFLSKRYLPSRQLPDKAIDLLDEAAAKVRINSKEKVSPITKLEDKLSQIKQDKNNAILNQDFELAASMRLKEKNQIKKLESAITEDANASEIFDAEVTSEDIAEVLSEWTAIPLKQLEKKDAKKLIELESELHKRVVGQEEAVVAVSKAIRRSRSGLKDPKRPIGSFMFLGPTGVGKTELAKALAEVVFGSEDALVRVDMSEFMEKHSSSRLVGSPPGYVGYDEGGQLSEKIRQKPYSVILFDEVEKAHPDIFNILLQVLDDGFLTDSKGRKVDFRNTIIIMTSNIGATALREEKSVGFNTVSATNDHRVMRARVLEELKKAFRPEFLNRIDDNIVFHSLGEKDLRNIIKIMSQPIVSRLAEQDIKLIITNSALDVIAKEGFDPEYGARPLRRALQKEVEDRLSDAILTGEIVSGDKVTIGARKGSITQTVSEKTLEKVK
- a CDS encoding peptidase U32 family protein, with the protein product MSIEITATVESLDQAQKLLDAGVDTIYFGEETFGLRMPTNFSRRELKELVDMAHAAGKKATIAVNGIMHPEKMLLVPEFLDYLVEIKVDQITVGDTGVIHLINKNNLPLPFIYDAHTLVTSARQINFWGKRGAIGAVVAREVPYLEMKDMAKILNVFGEVLVYGATCIHQSKRPLVENFFSYIKSSEEATKDRGLFISEPKKDETHYSVYEDSHGTHIFADNDVNLMSELSKLEEMSYNHWKLDGIYTPGEQFVTIAKLFVEARDLMSAGKWNDVEATRLNELVIANHPSERSLDTGFFLMDPDEVK
- a CDS encoding peptidase U32 family protein, which encodes MDKTTLKRPEVLAPAGTLEKLKTAIHYGADAVYIGGDAYGLRSRAGNFSFEEMAEGVAFAKEYDAKVYVAANMVTHEGDEQGAGEFFRTLRDIGINAVIVSDPALIEICATEAPGLPIHLSTQASATNYETLEFWKEEGLERVVLAREVSMEEVAAIRANTDIEIEAFIHGAMCISYSGRCTLSNHMSQRDANRGGCSQSCRWKYDLFDMPYAGEHRSLLTNGEIADEPFSMSAVDMSMIEHIPDLIQNGVDSFKIEGRMKSIHYVSTVANVYKKAVDSYMEDPENYECKQEWIDELWKVAQRELATGFYYQTPTEEEQLFGERRKIPVYKFIGEVLSYDEETKIATIRQRNHFRVGDEIEFYGPGFHHFEQTVEEMKNEDGEEIDRAPNAMMILTMPVLEPVQPGDMIRKKK